GTTGCCAACCCAAATCCCTCTTGAAGCCAACAAACAGTTGCCCCAAACAGCAATCGAATAAGGAATATCTAAAAGCTGAAACAGAACCTGGCGGTGAGCAAAGGACCAGGTCTGAGATTCAAGTTGTCTCACAGCACATGCAAGTACTGGACTCCAGATTTCACAAAATGAATCACCACTAGGGTAGATACTAGCACAGTAACTTGGAGATTGAAAGGATTACAGAAGAAGATTGATCAGATCAAGTAAGCTGCAGGCACTGCTTAGGAAGAAAGatgaaaggaggagaagaatagCAGAAATAATAGAAGGAAAGAGTGCACCTGAGATGGGGAAGCATAGTTGTTGAGGCATCTAGGCATCCAGGCACCTTGGTTACCTTGGTCACCCCCtggccccctccaatgccttgggtagCCTACGCGCCATGACAACCATGTTGGGAACAGATCAAATCGCagtgaagaaggaagaaggccacATGGCTTGCAATCACCGCACACAAAACTGTGAGAATACTCAACTTCAACTCATATTCCATTCTCAATATCAATCAACTGCTTGCGTATATAGGCTATAAAACAGAAGTTGACTCAAAGAAGGAAACTTAATACCCTAATTATCCTACTGGACCAAAACCAGATTTGGATCTGGCTCTTCTCAGTCTAGACTTTCAAATGGGTTCGTGCCAATCCATGGAAACACTATAGCTGGCTGCTAGGGCTCATATTTCCATCTCGACCATGTAGCAGGTCATATCGGCCCATCTCGAGTCATATCACCTATTAGGGGGTCTTTACGACCTGATACATATTAATTTTCTCCTGCACTTCCTTTCCCAACTAGTGAAAGAGACGAACAATAGGGGTCAGAAAGGGCAGTTCAATGAGTCAGTCAGTGGAAAGGTGAACTTTGGTCAATAAATGCTTCAATAAAAGAACTGCATATCAAACAAGGCATGTCATATCAGCGACCCAGTTTTCAATACATATAAGGTCCAATACACATCATTACTTAATTCTTTGGATGCTAGTAGGAAGATATGATAGGCAGTTCTAATTTCTGCCATCTATTTTTAGaagcttttaaattttttaggtttttattttagctAAGTTTCTTTATTCTGTCACTGGTTCAATTCAACAGATATTATCTCTCCACAATTGATTTGAATGGAATGGCTATGGTTTTGGCCTCTTCAATAGAGAAAAGGGTTCTCTTGGGTGTGATGCGCAACCTTCAAAGTCAGTTCATGGTGAACTGGAACTCCTGCTAATTGTTGGCAGGTTCTATAATTTCCTTTCTTTGCTGTTAATTTCTGTTCGCCCAGCCTTACTTCAAACATTTACTTTATTAGAACATTCAAATTTTGGATCTGCTAGTTGCTCAAATTTCAGGTGTTTGGGGGTTGGGAACTTTAAGTTTAAAGTCTCACAAGCTTTAATCAATTGGTGTGGGTGTTTTATTAAAGGAAAGACggctgaaatgtatgtttcTACAAATCTGAAGCTTTTTATCAGGAATTACACCCATCATGCATCTTCTAGTAAACTTATGTTCATATACTTAATATTACAATTAGCTCCTTCCACTTCAAGCTTTCCAGACAAGTCCTTCCATTCAGAGTTAGTTACCTCTTAACCCAAAGTCTGATTTACCATTCCAAAAGTGTCCACACTGGTCTGAAATTACAGAACTGCCCATGCTTTCTGTTGTTTGGACTTTCTTACTATGGGAGGGCTGCCCTACATGACCTAATCAGGATTTTAAACACTAGGTTGCATCATATATTCATGCATGGATTCCCCAGAAGCATCAATTGACAAACGCCATATGTTATATCTGAAAATAAATGATAAATACCTTCACCGGATTAAGCTTTGGAAGCCCTTGAGGAAAGCGTGTTCCCAACTCCTGTACTGCCAGCAGTATGCTTTGCCTTGCTTCCACTGGTCGAAGGTCAGACGGGATTGATAATCTTATCTTGCTCAGAGCAGAAATTAGGGGCAACTGAACAGGAACCTGCAGAAGATGAAATTTACCACGTGACACAGCTGCTTAAACCAAGTTCTTAGTTTGAACCACCTAACCAATAAGAACAATGAACTGACCCTTGATAAAATTGTTGCTTTGCATGAGCTTCAACTCACCACATGCATTTCACCCTTCTCTCCAGGATGAGGTGGGCATGGTTTGGGGTGAGAACCATTCTCACTTGAACCAGGAGAGCAATGAAGCAAAGTGTCCACTATATAAGTACTACCACGTGAAGGCAAAGTTCCTAATGCTGCTGGGGGCTTTTTCACCACATTGACTACTACCCCCCAACCCCAATCGGTTGTACCATCACGTACTTTTACCTGCAACATTTGAACCATTTCTGACCACGTTAAATATTGACACTATAGCAGCCAAACCTTCATCTGAGCATGGAACAGCACCTTAAAAGCTAGGCCCCCTATTCCATGTAAAATAAAGTTGAAAAAACCCGGAGGGAGGGGGCATAAATTACAAATAAGTACAACCAATAGCTCCTAGACACAGCAGGAGGGGGAAATAAATGAGGTTATCATCAAGATACAAGTCAACTTAATTCAAAAAATGTtaagcaaaaaataataataataataataataataataataataataaccctACTTGGATTAATGCAATCTCAAACTTTTGAGTTAAAACTCAAGTTAATAGAAATGTTGAGGCTTGCGACATAGAACAGAAATCAAATTTAccacaagaaaaagaaggaagagaaattaAAAGGCATGGATCAAACAAGAAGGCAGAAAATAACTACTAAATGATGTAATATAGGAACCAATGCCTCATTCCACTAAAATGATCAGGTTTCGCACATACCAGCCTaccaggaagaagaaaatacagAACTTTTTCAGGCCTGGTTATTTCAgacatcattttcttctcaagttGGCCTACTTCAAGTCTTAGCTTGTGATATTCAGCAACTTCAGCCTGTAAATGAcacaaaattaattttaattggCAACTTCTGAACATCATGAACGAATGCAACAATAAAAGGGTAAAATACCACCTCTCCTGATGCATCAAGCGTAGCAGCTTCCTCTTCCAGCTTCGAAACCCTTTTCCCAATATCAGGTAAAGTctaaacaatgaaaaaaaataaaatgtggcTTAATCTCATGAAATACATCTAAAAAATTTGCTAATGTGAATGAAGAACATATTGAATAACCTTCTCATACTGAAATTGATGAAATGAATTCCTGATGACATGCTCAGCAGTGAATTGTCCCTCAGCACGGCTCATTAAGTTCAAAATTGAATAGTAGCTCAGTCTAAAAGTACTGACTAAAGGAGCTGGTTTACCCAAAACCATGTCCTTGAGGGtattcatctccatctgaataAAAACAAAGCTAGTTCATTAGAATGAACAGTAAAAAATACATCCCACTTTCTCAAAGGTTTTAGAAATTAGAACTGCATTGGAAAGTAAAAATGAAAAGTTGTGACTCCTATAGTCCTATTCCAAAAAGTCATTGGAGAAGCAAGCATGAATTGACGTTTTATAAAAATGTGTAATGAAAGCAAGGAAAAGTGAGCCTTAGCAACGTTTGATAAAAATGAGTAATAAGGCAAGGGAAGGTGAACCTTAGCATCCCCATTTAAGAGCAGTTGACCCTTAATGTGCATAATTTGGAAATAAGTAGCAGCTTCCCAAAGCTGTTAGCGAAAGAAACAGGAATTGCGTTTCTCAATAGATCACAGAAAGGACCTCACTATTACGTCACTTAGGTATGTCCAAAAACTGTCTCCAAAAGTTTCAGTTTCAAACTTGAACAATAAGAAGTGACCAGATGGGGAGGAAAACATTTCTACAGAATAATATGCACGTAGATTGACATGCCACAACATACCTGCTCATCAATCATTATGATACAAATACCACGCTCATCCTTGCCACGACGCCCAGCCCTTCCACTCATCTATCAACAATTGAACAACAGCTCACAATGCAAAATGTGAAAGGAAAATCTGATGTATGCGTATACTTACTACCAATGCTGCAGTTCAAAATCTTCACTTACCTGGATATACTCACCAGATCCAATGTAGCGATGACTATCACCATCCCATTTTTTTACAGCTGTGAATACAACGGTTTTTGCAGGCATGTTTAAACCCATTGCAAACTGTAACAAGAGAAACCCATGCAAAAAATTATCAATTTAGCTTAACATTTAAAATATCATAATCACAGAGATTATCATCCACAAAAATTAATGGATAACAAAGACTAAATTGCAAACGGAACGAAGACAAACGTGAAATAGCTGCTAAGTAGTGTTTGTTGATAATCTTACCGTCTCTGTAGCAAAAAGGGCCTTAACAAGACCCTCTTGGAAAAGAAGCTCCACTAATTCCTTGATAATTGGAAGAAGCCCCGAATGATGGACTGCAATACCTCGTTGGAGAAGTGGCAACATTAATTCAATAGCAGGTAAGTTTCTGTCCTCCTCATTCAAGCAAAGTATTCCATTTCTAAAAACCTGCTCCACAACATCCTTCTCCTCTTTGGAATTAAAATCAAGCTTGGACATTGACATTGCATGTTGCTCACATTCTCTTCTACTGAAGCTAAATATGATAACTGGTTGAAGTTTCCGTTCCATAATCATCTGAAATATAAGAAATGCTCCAACTTAAGCACAGACCAGGTGAAAGGATTCAAATGACAATTAGATAAGTTCTTGTCAGAAAAAACAAGTTCACAGACATTAAAACTAAGACACAAATCAAACTTCAAACTCCCATAGGAATTTAATAATTACCATGACTAGCTAAaggttagaagaaaaaaaaaagaatagtcgAATAGACAGCTAAAGATATGTGAGTGAAATTTACAGAAATAACTAACAGAGACTGGAAAATAACCCCGAGAAGTATGAAATCATTGTCCAGCCCAAGAAAAACATAGAACAATGACTGAATATTCAATTTATTCTGAATCTACAAAGAAATACACTTTTTCAAGGGGTACAATACTCCGAAAAAATCACTACAGAAACTTAAGTGATAACTCTTGATTTCTCAACAGCTTTCACTCCCAGCAGAGAGAGGTAACCTAAGAGAATGCATAATCTCTACATTTGTTAATTCTTATGTTGGGTAAAAATTGTAAAAAGATTGAATGGTTTAAGTTGGAGATCATTTGGAGTATAAATGGGGTTTTGTAACCCCATCCTTCCCCTTCATGAATCAAAGCCTCCAATCCTTCAAATCTCTAGATTCTCCTTAAATCCTTAATGGAGTCATTTtctatcaattatcatttttttctcctgaTGATGGTGACTGAACTTGTTTCGAAAACAAGATGGGGTAACTAGAATTATTGAATAA
This genomic stretch from Macadamia integrifolia cultivar HAES 741 unplaced genomic scaffold, SCU_Mint_v3 scaffold2155, whole genome shotgun sequence harbors:
- the LOC122065938 gene encoding DExH-box ATP-dependent RNA helicase DExH10 isoform X1, translated to MEESPTLGKRKSPENSEVEPKQPSEENSVPDSVSKRRNLARTCVHEVAVPTGYTSTKDEVVYGTLSNPIYSGEMAKTYSFNLDPFQQVSVACLERNESVLVSAHTSAGKTAVAEYAIAMTFRDKQRVIYTSPLKALSNQKYRELSQEFTDVGLMTGDVTISPNANCLVMTTEILRGMLYRGSEVLKEVAWVIFDEIHYMKDRERGVVWEESIIFLPPAIKMVFLSATMSNATEFAEWICNLHKQPCHVVYTDFRPTPLQHYVFPMGGSGLYLVVDENEMFKEDNFMKLQDSFTKQKNQGDGNRGGAKASGRIAKGGNPSGGSDIYKIVKMIMERKLQPVIIFSFSRRECEQHAMSMSKLDFNSKEEKDVVEQVFRNGILCLNEEDRNLPAIELMLPLLQRGIAVHHSGLLPIIKELVELLFQEGLVKALFATETFAMGLNMPAKTVVFTAVKKWDGDSHRYIGSGEYIQMSGRAGRRGKDERGICIIMIDEQMEMNTLKDMVLGKPAPLVSTFRLSYYSILNLMSRAEGQFTAEHVIRNSFHQFQYEKTLPDIGKRVSKLEEEAATLDASGEAEVAEYHKLRLEVGQLEKKMMSEITRPEKVLYFLLPGRLVKVRDGTTDWGWGVVVNVVKKPPAALGTLPSRGSTYIVDTLLHCSPGSSENGSHPKPCPPHPGEKGEMHVVPVQLPLISALSKIRLSIPSDLRPVEARQSILLAVQELGTRFPQGLPKLNPVKVFIIYFQI
- the LOC122065938 gene encoding DExH-box ATP-dependent RNA helicase DExH10 isoform X2, which produces MEESPTLGKRKSPENSEVEPKQPSEENSVPDSVSKRRNLARTCVHEVAVPTGYTSTKDEVVYGTLSNPIYSGEMAKTYSFNLDPFQQVSVACLERNESVLVSAHTSAGKTAVAEYAIAMTFRDKQRVIYTSPLKALSNQKYRELSQEFTDVGLMTGDVTISPNANCLVMTTEILRGMLYRGSEVLKEVAWVIFDEIHYMKDRERGVVWEESIIFLPPAIKMVFLSATMSNATEFAEWICNLHKQPCHVVYTDFRPTPLQHYVFPMGGSGLYLVVDENEMFKEDNFMKLQDSFTKQKNQGDGNRGGAKASGRIAKGGNPSGGSDIYKIVKMIMERKLQPVIIFSFSRRECEQHAMSMSKLDFNSKEEKDVVEQVFRNGILCLNEEDRNLPAIELMLPLLQRGIAVHHSGLLPIIKELVELLFQEGLVKALFATETFAMGLNMPAKTVVFTAVKKWDGDSHRYIGSGEYIQMSGRAGRRGKDERGICIIMIDEQMEMNTLKDMVLGKPAPLVSTFRLSYYSILNLMSRAEGQFTAEHVIRNSFHQFQYEKTLPDIGKRVSKLEEEAATLDASGEAEVAEYHKLRLEVGQLEKKMMSEITRPEKVLYFLLPGRLVKVRDGTTDWGWGVVVNVVKKPPAALGTLPSRGSTYIVDTLLHCSPGSSENGSHPKPCPPHPGEKGEMHVVS